Proteins from one Mus pahari chromosome 10, PAHARI_EIJ_v1.1, whole genome shotgun sequence genomic window:
- the LOC110328149 gene encoding olfactory receptor 143-like, whose translation MPHNAQKTMENDSSVSEFILMGLTDQPELQLPLFVLFLVNYTVTVMGNLSLMNLICLNSNLHTPMYFFIFNLSFIDFCYSMVFTPKMLMSFVVEKNAISFRGCMTQLFFFLFFVNSESYVLTAMAYDRYVAICQPLLYKVVMSPGICCLLIFFTYLMGFVSALFHTGFMLRLNFCDSNVINHYMCDIFPLFQLSCSSTYLNELVSSAVVGTAIILCCLIILISYGMILYNIIHMSSGKGWSKALGTCGSHIITVSLFYVTGMLAYVKPSSAETVGQGKFFSVFYTFLVPMLNPLIYSLRNKDVKLAVKKTWKKLAC comes from the coding sequence ATGCCACACAATGCACAAAAGACTATGGAAAATGATTCTTCTGTGTCTGAGTTTATTCTTATGGGACTGACAGACCAACCTGAGCTCCAGCTGCCCTTATTTGTTCTGTTCTTGGTGAACTACACAGTCACTGTGATGGGCAACTTGAGCTTAATGAATCTCATTTGCCTAAACTCAAACCTTCACACCCCTATGTACTTTTTCATCTTCAATCTATCCTTCATTGACTTCTGTTATTCAATGGTCTTTACCCCCAAAATGCTAATGAGTTTTGTTGTAGAGAAGAACGCCATCTCCTTCAGAGGATGCATGACTCAgctgtttttcttcctattttttgtGAACTCTGAAAGTTATGTGCTGACAGCtatggcctatgatcgctatgtggccatctgtcagCCACTGCTCTACAAAGTTGTTATGTCACCTGGCATCTGCTGTCTGTtgatattttttacttatttgatgGGGTTTGTTAGTGCCTTGTTCCATACAGGTTTTATGTTAAGGCTCAACTTTTGTGATTCTAATGTTATCAATCACTATATGTGTGACATCTTCCCTCTTTTTCAGCTCTCCTGCAGTAGTACCTATCTCAATGAGCTTGTGAGTTCTGCTGTGGTGGGTACAGCTATTATCTTATGTTGCCTTATTATCTTAATCTCTTATGGCATGATCCTTTACAACATCATTCATATGTCATCAGGTAAGGGTTGGTCCAAAGCCTTGGGCACTTGTGGTTCTCACATCATAACTGTTAGTTTGTTCTATGTAACTGGGATGCTTGCTTATGTCAAGCCATCATCTGCTGAGACTGTGGGACAGGGAAaatttttctcagtattttaCACTTTTTTGGTGCCCATGCTGAATCCTCTTATTTACAGCCTCAGAAACAAGGATGTCAAACTTGCTGTGAAAAAAACCTGGAAGAAGCTAGCATGTTAA